In Besnoitia besnoiti strain Bb-Ger1 chromosome IX, whole genome shotgun sequence, a single genomic region encodes these proteins:
- a CDS encoding ribosomal protein L37 (encoded by transcript BESB_013820), which yields MSQALNCACRNVLSSSSMTFTQQTLSGNPLRLWGLRCQRHLRPRDIPRAHTRPEGNDAAGVARSPGHAQLPFCGKSISPASTITGRTQLPTSSSSDRRSSFFQLSDLRLSPKKKGGAAAAAQKTQTTGGGKAPQGGPAGADHIFNIFKDISVDHKLLDDKDYPAWLFTLDKPEKTYGELAMTFLYGVGIENATLDEYLRFTRLHTKNLIKLNNMRLKKSKRSSVKPLFWDV from the exons ATGTCTCAAGCCCTGAACTGCGCCTGTCGCAACGTCCTTTCCTCGTCCTCCATGACCTTCACTCAGCAAACCCTTTCTGGAAACCCTCTACGCCTCTGGGGTCTGCGATGCCAGCGCCACCTTCGTCCACGCGACATCCCGCGAGCGCACACCAGACCCGAAGGCAACGatgcggcgggcgtcgcgcgcagccccgGGCATGCGCAGCTTCCTTTTTGTGGCAAGTCGATATCCCCAGCGAGCACGATCACAGGGAGGACCCAGCTGCCTACGTCTTCGAGCTCTGACCGACGCTCCTCTTTCTTCCAACTCTCCGACCTGCGACTGTCTCCCAAGAAGAAgggcggagccgcagccgcagcgcagaaaacgcagacgacgggCGGAGGCAAGGCGCCCCAGGGCGGACCTGCGGGGGCAGACCACATCTTCAATATCTTCAAGGACATTTCTGTCGACCACAAACTTCTTGACGACAAAGACTACCCCGCTTGGCTCTTCACGCTGGACAAACCGGAGAAGACGTACGGCGAACTCGCCATGACCTTTTTATACGGCGTG GGCATCGAGAACGCAACGCTAGATGAGTATCTCCGGTTTACCCGCCTGCACACGAAGAACTTGATAAAACTGAACAACATGAGGCTGAAGAAGTCTAAACGAAGTTCCGTCAAGCCCCTTTTCTGGGACGTCTGA
- a CDS encoding aspartyl protease ASP1 (encoded by transcript BESB_013830) yields MPLRKMQPLRQIGWDRNSITLPDLQERLVSALRQHEGFYAPDERRFSGFSDGDDISIHDYMNAQYYTEIYVGTPGQKVRVVVDTGSSDLWVCSASCGMACLLHKTYNHNKSDSYKPDGTTYRVQYALGPVGGFLSVDDVSLASLRTKEFLLAEADDLKGLGAAFFFGIFDGILGMGFPTLATKRLKPFMQVAIEQKVIDKWLFAFYLASENGVDGELAIGGVDRNRFVGDINFSKVVDSRYWMINSNGLKSNGELIAPTTRMIIDSGTSLIAGPLDEVTAIATMMGAFRVPFLVNGTFFIACDKVKVLRDLQLEIEGQEYPIKAKDLVIQVTTTQGAPCLFGMMGLKALEGALASPSDEIISPASRLAASARGPIGRAWILGDMFMRNIYTVFDYDNKQIGFARLKG; encoded by the exons ATGCCCTTACGCAAGATGCAGCCTCTTCGCCAGATCGGTTGGGATCGAAACAGCATCACACTACCAGATTTGCAAGAACGGCTTGTCTCTGCTCTTCGTCAACATGAGGGATTTTACGCACCTGATGAAAGAAGGTTTTCAGGCTTCTCAGATGGTGATGACATCAGCATTCATGACTACATGAACGCGCAATACTACACCGAAATATACGTGGG AACGCCGGGGCAGAAGGTGCGCGTGGTGGTCGATACGGGGAGCAGCGACCTGTGGGTCTGCAGTGCGTCTTGTGGAATGGCATGTTTGCTTCACAAAACTTACAACCATAACAAATCGGACTCGTACAAACCTGACGGCACGACATACCGTGTGCAG TACGCGTTAGGCCCTGTCGGAGGCTTCCTGTCTGTGGACGATGTGTCGTTGGCGTCTCTGCGAACCAAAGAGTTTTTGCTTGCGGAGGCAGATGATCTGAAGGGCCTaggcgcggccttcttctttGGGATTTTTGATGGGATTTTAG GCATGGGCTTCCCGACGCTTGCTACCAAGCGCCTTAAGCCATTTATGCAAGTCGCTATCGAACAGAAAGTCATTGACAAGTGGTTGTTTGCGTTTTACCTCG CATCGGAAAATGGAGTTGACGGAGAGCTCGCGATCGGCGGAGTGGATCGCAATCGGTTTGTGGGCGACATCAACTTCTCCAAGGTCGTCGATTCGCGCTACTGGATGATAAACAGCAACGGCCTGAAAAGCAACGGAGAACTCATCGCTCCAACTACGAGG ATGATCATCGACAGCGGAACCTCTCTCATCGCGGGGCCGCTGGACGAAGTGACAGCCATTGCCACCATGATGGGAGCTTTCAGAGTGCCGTTCCTTGTAAATG GTACCTTCTTCATCGCGTGCGACAAGGTGAAGGTGCTCCGGGATTTACAGCTCGAGATTGAAGGTCAAGAGTACCCGATCAAGGCAAAGGATCTCGTCATCCAA GTCACCACAACCCAGGGCGCACCATGCCTCTTCGGTATGATGGGCCTGAAGGCGCTGGAAGGCGCTTTGGCATCGCCAAGCGATGAGATAATATCTCCGGCATCCCGTCTTGCTGCCTCCGCCAGAGGTCCAATTGGCCGTGCCTGGATTTTAGGAGATATGTTCATGCGCAATATCTACACGGTGTTCGATTACGACAACAAACAGATTGGCTTTGCCCGGCTGAAGGGCTGA
- a CDS encoding tetratricopeptide repeat-containing protein (encoded by transcript BESB_013850) — protein sequence MVGALGFGDPSPSVQTSCQDCALSRESERHLPRPWHHYEQLLKAAIELSEACGLPRQRRLFRDFLNHNIDVLDQLYEQHCAAADAAPRRHPKRRSSVLSHRAARVGCDDEDPQGSLGGPSCHDHGLAGSDAHVVACTEAESGHLATSGEKLEDKDHATGFSSGERSAEKPTDSVSRRLSQLATVARSARRATRCTHTAVEVYRHLRASSVAEGAGVFDPSATYFAGRVSSDLIRSTATERKSMMVSEFCEQLPLQVMLEKLSWAWSCVVLHAPRQDVVYALFGDMLFSAHQQHQRQPLRVPLHLCRNLGASPILSTEEDVIIRIAAFLALPVNPEDAPRSSASGSGYASAFRGACAHHVESADGSRSRSPRPREPFARRGDERLHVGAQAWRGVTEIGISWYLLAMVYERDSRTTAETPEERAFLRRCAAVCYLRCLLAWPFMLHSWARLVPLVMSEPSSLYCLSLLLYHRDEQRACRAGESARGAGARPASASAWCMLASARDVLGFLFSAAKLRESAFFSLVAPHVSAVHPPAEAGRAPPDAASDGVSLFASVLHRVAAVQLCMARGEARDALALLETWTLLPEGSSFMEEIIGCCFLQAGQPERGVDFLLRSVQQHQLLEQEDECLRRQEGGETLESPEDAEKDAAEACPPALEPPEEAGCRCSSALWQVGRRRAATALVDWLLQRPGAQTSPQLWGAVGNLLSLHRKSDEALKALFRAVELADDYPYAYTLCAHELLQRNQREEAQALIEHGIQSRGLLKSLPLHALSLLLELQRQAKSASERGKCFSGDVKGDQDLERQRTLPGCLEDPASLKDLERLQHPQTLKKIAEQLLRVGQARRAYNLLLRAARMMPGDGEIFYRLGCIKISFHQYGEALQFLQRAARLAPLDPDVQVALSRVYSKLLQPRQAFRHLQAALRLTTDAEEQNRISDQVTDLWSCTGVDDEFLTGVDEEVRPRKYRRQDRDDPIDEIYMDSPQPADIESNLDDDECDPMALPESAIPEASHYPYPLLNYRLTRMQEGNAVSAASLRESSESNAAETSRREWANVW from the exons ATGGTTGGCGCTTTGGGCTTTGGTGATCCTTCGCCATCTGTGCAGACTAGTTGCCAAGACTGCGCTTTATCGCGAGAGAGTGAAAGGCATCTGCCGCGGCCGTGGCACCACTATGAGCAGCTGCTTAAGGCAGCAATAGAGCTGTCCGAGGCGTGCGGCCTACCTCGGCAACGCAGGCTGTTTCGCGATTTCTTGAATCATAATATTGACGTCCTGGATCAGCTGTACGAGCAGcactgcgctgccgcggacgcggctcCTCGACGCCATCCGAAACGAAGGAGTTCCGTACTTTCTCATCGAGCTGCCCGTGTAGGCTGCGATGATGAGGATCCCCAGGGCAGCTTGGGTGGGCCTAGCTGTCACGATCACGGTTTGGCAGGAAGCGATGCCCACGTCGTCGCTTGTACAGAGGCGGAAAGCGGACATCTTGCAACTTCCGGGGAGAAGCTGGAAGACAAGGACCACGCTACTGGTTTTTCATCGGGAGAGCGTAGTGCCGAGAAACCGACAGACAGCGTATCGAGGCGGCTTTCACAACTGGCAACGGTGGCGAGGAGTGCTCGGCGTGCAACCCGCTGCACGCATACGGCAGTCGAGGTGTATCGACACCTGAGAGCAAGTTCTGTTGCGGAGGGCGCTGGCGTCTTTGACCCTTCGGCGACCTATTTCGCCGGTCGCGTATCTTCGGACCTGATAAGGTCCacagcgacagagaggaagagcaTGATGGTCTCGGAATTCTGCGAgcagctgcctctccagGTTATGCTCGAGAAGCTGTCGTGGGCGTGGAGTTGCGTGGTCCTTCACGCGCCCCGCCAGGATGTCGTCTACGCGCTGTTTGGCGATATGTTGTTTTCCGCTCACCAGCAGCATCAGCGCCAGCCGCTTCGCGTGCCCCTGCACCTTTGCAGAAACCTCGGCGCCTCCCCAATCCTCTCTACTGAGGAGGACGTAATTATCCGTATTGCTGCctttctcgcgctgccggtCAACCCGGAGGatgcgcctcgctcctctgcaTCTGGCTCAGGCTACGCCTCGGCCTTTCGCGGAGCCTGCGCACATCATGTCGAGAGCGCGGATGGCAGCAGGTCGCGCTCCCCTAGACCTCGTGAGccgttcgcgcgccgcggcgatgAGAGGTTGCATGTGGGCGCTCAGGCCTGGCGGGGCGTCACAGAAATCGGGATTAGCTGGTACCTTCTCGCCATGGTGTATGAGCGCGACTCCCGCacgaccgcggagacgcccgaGGAGCGGGCGttcctgcggcgctgcgccgcggtgTGCTACTTGCGTTGCTTGCTCGCCTGGCCGTTCATGCTTCACAGTTGGGCGCGGCTCGTTCCCCTCGTGATGTCAGAGCCCTCCAGCCTGTACTGtctgtcgctgcttctctACCATCGAGACGAgcagcgcgcctgccgcgcgggagagtccgcgcgtggagccggcgcgcgtcctgcctcggcgtcggcgtggTGCATGCTCGCGTCTGCTCGGGACGTGTTGGggttcctcttctccgccgcgaagcTCCGTGAGAGTGCCTTTTTTTCCCTTGTCGCCCCGCATGTGTCAGCTGTGCATCCGCCGGCTGAGGCTGGTCGGGCACCGCCGGATGCAGCGAGCGACggagtctctctctttgcctCCGTGTTGcaccgcgtcgctgctgtaCAGCTCTGCATGGCTAgaggggaggcgcgagaTGCCTTGGCTTTGCTGGAAACCTGGACTTTGCTCCCCGAAGGAAGCAG TTTCATGGAGGAGATCATCggctgctgcttcctccaGGCCGGCCAGCCGGAGCGCGGCGTGGACTTCCTGCTGCGCAGCGTCCAGCAGCATCAACTTCTTGAGCAAGAAGACGAGTGTCTTCGGCGgcaggagggaggggagacCCTCGAGAGCCCGGAGGACGCTGagaaagacgccgcggaagctTGCCCTCCTGCCCTGGAGCCGCCGGAAGAAGCTgggtgccgctgcagcagtgcGCTGTGGCAGGTgggccggcgtcgcgccgccaccgctcTCGTAGACtggctcctgcagcgcccggGCGCGCAGACCTCGCCGCAGTTGTGGGGTGCGGTTGGAAACCTGTTGTCGCTTCACCGCAAGTccgacgaggcgctcaaAGCCCTTTTTCGC GCCGTGGAGCTAGCCGATGACTATCCGTACGCGTATACGCTCTGCGCTCACGAGTTGCTGCAACGGAACCAGAGAGAAGAG gcgcaggcactGATTGAACACGGCATTCAGTCGAGAGGTCTTCTCAAGTCGCTTCCCCTGCACGCACTGTCGCTCCTCCTTGAACTGCAGCGCCAGGCAAAGAGCGCCTCGGAGAGAGGGAAATGCTTTTCTGGCGATGTAAAGGGCGACCAGGATCTGGAACGGCAAAGAACGCTGCCAGGCTGCCTCGAAGATCCGGCGTCATTGAAAGACCTGGAGAGGCTTCAGCATCCTCAAACGCTGAAGAAAATAGCTGAGCAACTCCTACGCGTCgggcaggcgagacgcgcctaCAACCTGCTTCTTCGG GCTGCACGCATGAtgccaggcgacggcgagatcTTCTACAGGCTTGGGTGTATAAAGATCTCTTTTCACCAGTACGGG GAAGCTCTGCAATTCCTTCAGCGCGCTGCTCGACTCGCTCCCCTCGAC CCCGACGTGCAGGTGGCTCTCTCCCGCGTGTATTCGAAGCTTCTTCAG CCACGCCAGGCATTCAGACACCTCCAGGCGGCTTTGCGACTGACAACTGATGCAGAAGAGCAGAATCGCATCTCG GACCAGGTCACGGACCTCTGGAGTTGCACAGGAGTGGATGATGAATTTCTAACCGGCGTGG acgaggaggtcCGCCCCCGCAAATACCGGCGCCAAGACAGGGACGACCCCATAGATGAGATCTACATGGATAGCCCTCAACCAGCGGACATAGAGAGCAATCTAGATGATGACGAATGCGACCCGATGGCACTACCGGAGTCCGCCATTCCTGAAGCCTCGCACTATCCGTACCCGCTGCTGAATTACCGGTTAACACGCATGCAGGAAGGAAATGCAGTTTCTGCTGCATCGTTGCGAGAGTCCTCCGAAAGCAACGCTGCAGAAACCTCGCGAAGAGAATGGGCCAATGTGTGGTAG
- a CDS encoding hypothetical protein (encoded by transcript BESB_013840) produces the protein MAPRISLSWAVLAVFVAVGLVALVATDVVSLNVDEADAALDETGAPSFTQEDANAFGEMDEDHAEDEMDDEFDGGDEESDSDATLQGEDMSFLEDGGHDDMEDDFDFNNMDEEQVAELANSLEGEEREAFLAMWDEHKAGAGSGDGSSAFAEL, from the exons ATGGCGCCAAGGATTTCCTTGTCGTGGGCCGTATTAGCCGTTTTTGTGGCCGTCGGTCTCGTGGCGCTCGTTGCCACTGATGTCGTGAGCCTGAACGTCGACGAAGCTGATGCGGCTCTGGATGAGACAGGAGCTCCCAGCTTCACCCAAGAGGACGCGAATGCTTTTGGTGAGATGGATGAAGAccacgcggaggacgagatGGACGATGAATTTGACGGCGGAGATGAAGAGAGTGATTCCGACGCCACCTTGCAAGGAGAGGACATGTCTTTTCTTGAG GACGGAGGACACGACGACATGGAAGATGACTTCGACTTCAATAATATGGATGAGGAGCAAGTAGCTGAGCTTGCGAACTCgctcgagggagaggaaCGTGAAGCGTTTCTGGCGATGTGGGACGAACACAAAGCGGGCGCGGGCTCCGGTGATGGTTCCAGTGCTTTCGCGGAGCTTTAA